TTGCTACCCTAATTATCGGGACGCTCGCCGGAACGATTATCCCGCTTATTTTACACAAGTTCAATGTAGATCCAGCAGTTGCGTCCGGACCGCTTATCACGACCATCAATGATATTTTATCACTTCTTATATACTTTGGCATCGCGACGATGTTTATTTCGAAACTAATATAATACAACGGATGAGTTGTGTTATAATTGAGAAAATAGCGCCAAAGGGGATATTCATATGACAAAAATTAATGGGATTGGCCAAGTAGCAGTACCTGTAAAAGATTTAAATCGCGCACTTTCTTTTTACCAAGATGTTTTAGGTCTGCCGCTATTATTCGCCACCGATACGATGGCTTTTTTTGATTGCGACGGTGTGCGACTTCTCCTGAGTCTTCCCGAGAAGGAGCAATTTTCGACGGCTAGTTCGGTGCTTTATTTCAACGCCACAGACATTCATGCGCATTATGAAACGTTGAAGGCTAAGGATGTTTCATTTCTGGATGAACCGCATGTTGTCGCAAAAATGGGATCCACCGAAACATGGATGGTGTTTTTTAACGACACCGAAGGCAATACGCATGCTTTTATGAGTGAAGTCACAGTTTAAGTCATCGAATTAATAAGTAGATTCCTGTAAATAACAAAATCACATAGGTGAAGTATCGAAAGGTCTTCTGATTGATTCGGTGGAATAGGCGTTGTCCGAAATACAGGCCCAGAACGACAAGGGGCAATCCCATTCCACTTGATGTCCAGACTGTTTTATTCGTCCCGGCAAAAAAGACTTGTACGACTAGGCTGATTGAATAAATGAAAAGATAAAAGGCTAATGTCGTTGCCCGCAATTGTGCTTTCGGTGTGCCTGTTCCTGAAAAATAGAGCAGTAAAGGCGGTCCAGGCATGCCGATTCCCGTCGTCAGCAAACCAGATATTCCTCCGACATAAAAATCGCGGCGCTTCGTTGTCTTTATACGGAAATTCAAAATAAGCAAAAGTGTTAACGTTAAAATAACTACGCCAATACCTACTTTTAAATTCCTCGTTTCCGCAAATAAAAAGATCAGAATCCCGATTGGCAGCCCCGGTAAACTTCCAATAATGAATCGTTTTAAGATGCCCATATCAACATCCGTACGTATTTTTCTGATGAGCGCCACGGAAATGACTAGCGATAATACTAGATTGATTTGAATGGCTTCTCTCGGTTCAAAAATTAACAGTAAGAACGGCGTTGCCATGATGGAAAAGCCGAATCCCGTGCTTGTTTGTAAAATTGATGCAAATAATATGATGACAATAAAAAGTAAAATAGTCACTTCAATACCACCCCACAACTAGTTTATAGCATACCATTTTAGTAGTTAAATTACTTTCACCATGTAAGCGTTGTCAATTACTAGTCCATTAGTCGGAATAATTTTACTTCAATTATTTCATTGACTTATCATTCTTTTCAATCTAAAGTAAGGATTAATTCTTGCGACAATTGAATAGCAAAACATCACTTTCTTATCAAGAGAGATCGAGGGACAGGCCCTATGACATCTCGGCAACAGATTCATGACGAATGAATACTGTGCTAATTCCTGCAAGTGCTTCGGCATTTGGAAGATGAGAACGAGATGGTTTCTTACATACTAGAAGCCCTCTTTTTTCTTATCGTTCTATTGATAAGTGAATAGGGGCTTTTTCTTTTTTCACTGATGGCTGAGAAGTTGTTTACGCGGAATGAGTGTTTTATCAGGAGGTTTTGACATGATTGAATTTAAAAATATCTCGAAGACGTTTAGTCTTGGAAAACGAGAGGTGCATGCGGTTAAGGATGTTTCTCTATCGATTAAAAAAGGGGATATTTACGGCATTATCGGATTTAGCGGCGCCGGAAAGAGTACGTTGCTGCGGTTGGTGAACATGCTTGAACGCCCAACTTCTGGATCGGTGTTCATCCAAAATGTTGATGTCAGTTCATTATCAGCGAAAGAGCTGCGCAAGCAACGCCGGAACATCGGAATGATATTCCAAAACTTTAACTTGTTTAACTCGAGAACGGTCGCCGGAAACGTCGCTTATCCTTTAAAGTTAGCCGGCGCCTCCAAACAAGAAGTCGGGGAGCGCGTGCAAGAACTATTGGCTTTTGTCGGTCTATCCGATAAAGCGAAAGATTATCCCGATCAACTATCCGGCGGGCAAAAACAACGTGTCGGAATTGCAAGAGCGCTTGCTAGTTCCCCGGAAGTACTGATCTGTGACGAAGCGACATCCGCTTTGGATCCTGATACAACCGCTGATATTTTACGGTTATTGAAAAAGGTGAATAAAGATTTAGGCATAACTATTCTTCTTATCACACATGAAATGCACGTTATCCAATCCATTTGCGATAATGTGGCGGTCATGGAAGATGGCGAAGTGATCGAGTACGGGGCAGTTTTCGAAACCTTTACGAATCCGCAGCATTCAACGACGCAACGTTTTATCCAATCGATTCAACAAGACTTGCCTTCAGAGAAGCTTTTGGATGAATGGCGTTCAAAAGGCGGCACCCGGTTATATCGCGTCATTTTTAAAGGTGAAATCGCAAGTGATCCTGTATTATCTCAGGTCACTCGTAAACATAGTATCGATTTCAACATCGTCTACGGGTCGGTTCGAGAAGTTCAAGAACGGTTTTTCGGAAATCTTCTTATTTCATTTGAAGGCGAACCGGAAAAGATCCAAAAAGTATTGCAAGAACTTGAAACGATTGTTGATATAAAGGAGGTCATTAAAGATGAAGGTTGATTGGTCCACGTTTTGGCCACGGATTGTAGAAGCGACGGGCGAGACCCTCATTATGGTGATTGCCACACTTATTTTCGGTTCAATTATTGGAATCTCGCTCGGCCTTCTATTGTTTGTGACAAGAGAAAATAATATTTTGGAAAATAAGGCAGTTTCACGCGTCTTAAATATTCTTATCAATATCATACGACCGATTCCATTTATCATCTTCTTAGTTGCCATTTCACAACTAACTAGACTGGTTGTCGGGACAACCATTGGAACGACGGCAGCGATTTTCCCGATGACGATTGTGGCAAGTTTCGTTGTGGCACGAGTCGTTGAAAATAACTTGGTTAGTATCGACCCAGGCGTTATCGAAGCAGCACAAGCAATGGGCGCAAGCCCGCTTCGGATTATCTTTACGGTATTAATTCCAGAAGCGCTTGGCCCATTGATTTTAGGATTGACTTTCGTTTCAGTCAGTCTAATCGATTTCTCTGCGGTTGCAGGAACAGTCGGCGGCGGAGGTCTAGGACATATCGCGATGACTTATGGTTACCAACGATTTGACGCAAGTGTCATGATTGTAACGGTGGTCATCCTCATCGTTATGGTGCAACTCGCGCAGTGGATTGGAAATACACTATCTAGAAAAATTATGCGTCGTTAATAAGTTACTGTCTTTAAAATTGATTTAGTGCTCCGTCGTTCGCTTTCCTGCGGGAGTCTCACGACTGCGCACGAAATCAGGAAGTAGTGGTTATAAAGTTTCTTCTTAATAATTTTTCAGTGACTTAGCTTTACTCCAATCTACAACAAAAATTAAAGTGTAAAAAAAGAAACTTACTTAAAAGGAGAAGAGAATATGAGAAAGTTATTGATTTTATGTTTAGCGATTATAACAGCGGCTTTATTAACTGCTTGTGGTAGTAAAAGTAATGCAGATGGTGACACGGTTAAAGTGGTAATAGGTGTCAATGGATCAGATGGTGTGCAGTGGCCAATTCTGAAGGAAAAAGCAGCAAAAGAAGGCATTGAAATTGAGCTTAAAGAATTTGCTGATTACACATTACCAAATAACGCACTTGCACAAGGAGATATAGACCTTAACGCATTCCAACATTTTACTTTCTTAGCTCAATACGTCAATGAAAGTGGAAATGAGCTTGTTCCAATTGGTTCAACTATGTTTGCACCGCTAGGCGTTTATTCCGAAAAAATTAAGGACATTTCCGAAATAAAAGAAGGGGACAAAATCGCGATTCCAGATGATCCTTCTAACCAAGCACGTGCACTGCGCTTACTTGAAAGTGCTGAACTCATTACACTTTCGGATGATTTCGGATTATTTGGAGACCCGAGTAAAATTGTAGAAAACCCAATGAAGTTGGATATTATTCCGATGGTCGCACAACAAACACCACGTGTATTGCCAGACGTTGCAGCAGCGATTATTAACAACGGCATTGCTGGACAAGCAGGGTTTTCACCAGGGGAGGATCCAATCTTTAGAGAAACTGCAGATGATGAAAGTATTTACCCATATGTGAATCTAATTGCGGCAAGCGAGAAAGAAAAAGATAATAAAACATTCCAACGCATTGTTGAATTATACCAAGAAGAGGATATCGCAAAAGCTGTTGAAGAAGATACAAAAGGTGGATCTTATCTTGTTGAATTAACGCAGGATGAAATTGACAAAGTATTTGAAGACCTTAAAAAATAATTGAACTGGGGGCATCCATAATGAGCATTGTAAAAGAAGAGACGAACACATTATTCCAATCAATAGAAAAGAACCGCGAGCTATATATTCAAACGAGTCAGGAAATCCATGCGAATCCGGAAATCGGGAATGAAGAAGTGTTTGCTAGCGCTAAACACGTTGCGTTATTGGAAGATGCGGGTTTTGAAGTGACAACAGCTGTTGCTGGTCATGAAACGTCTTTTTACGCTGTGAAAGACAGCGGAAAAGAAGGTCCGACAGTCGCTTATCTTGCTGAATATGATGCACTTCCAGGTTTAGGCCATGCATGTGGCCATAATATTATTGGAACAACGAGTGTTGCAGCGGGCATTGCGCTCTCTGAAGCACTT
This genomic window from Sporosarcina sp. Marseille-Q4063 contains:
- a CDS encoding VOC family protein, whose product is MTKINGIGQVAVPVKDLNRALSFYQDVLGLPLLFATDTMAFFDCDGVRLLLSLPEKEQFSTASSVLYFNATDIHAHYETLKAKDVSFLDEPHVVAKMGSTETWMVFFNDTEGNTHAFMSEVTV
- a CDS encoding sulfite exporter TauE/SafE family protein; translated protein: MTILLFIVIILFASILQTSTGFGFSIMATPFLLLIFEPREAIQINLVLSLVISVALIRKIRTDVDMGILKRFIIGSLPGLPIGILIFLFAETRNLKVGIGVVILTLTLLLILNFRIKTTKRRDFYVGGISGLLTTGIGMPGPPLLLYFSGTGTPKAQLRATTLAFYLFIYSISLVVQVFFAGTNKTVWTSSGMGLPLVVLGLYFGQRLFHRINQKTFRYFTYVILLFTGIYLLIR
- a CDS encoding methionine ABC transporter ATP-binding protein, with translation MIEFKNISKTFSLGKREVHAVKDVSLSIKKGDIYGIIGFSGAGKSTLLRLVNMLERPTSGSVFIQNVDVSSLSAKELRKQRRNIGMIFQNFNLFNSRTVAGNVAYPLKLAGASKQEVGERVQELLAFVGLSDKAKDYPDQLSGGQKQRVGIARALASSPEVLICDEATSALDPDTTADILRLLKKVNKDLGITILLITHEMHVIQSICDNVAVMEDGEVIEYGAVFETFTNPQHSTTQRFIQSIQQDLPSEKLLDEWRSKGGTRLYRVIFKGEIASDPVLSQVTRKHSIDFNIVYGSVREVQERFFGNLLISFEGEPEKIQKVLQELETIVDIKEVIKDEG
- a CDS encoding methionine ABC transporter permease, which produces MKVDWSTFWPRIVEATGETLIMVIATLIFGSIIGISLGLLLFVTRENNILENKAVSRVLNILINIIRPIPFIIFLVAISQLTRLVVGTTIGTTAAIFPMTIVASFVVARVVENNLVSIDPGVIEAAQAMGASPLRIIFTVLIPEALGPLILGLTFVSVSLIDFSAVAGTVGGGGLGHIAMTYGYQRFDASVMIVTVVILIVMVQLAQWIGNTLSRKIMRR
- a CDS encoding MetQ/NlpA family ABC transporter substrate-binding protein, with translation MRKLLILCLAIITAALLTACGSKSNADGDTVKVVIGVNGSDGVQWPILKEKAAKEGIEIELKEFADYTLPNNALAQGDIDLNAFQHFTFLAQYVNESGNELVPIGSTMFAPLGVYSEKIKDISEIKEGDKIAIPDDPSNQARALRLLESAELITLSDDFGLFGDPSKIVENPMKLDIIPMVAQQTPRVLPDVAAAIINNGIAGQAGFSPGEDPIFRETADDESIYPYVNLIAASEKEKDNKTFQRIVELYQEEDIAKAVEEDTKGGSYLVELTQDEIDKVFEDLKK